ATGAGCTGGCCCGTTTTGAGTGGGCGATCAAAGACATGCATCACACACCCACGCCGCAGCCACTTTCTGAAGAACATATCGAAGAACTTTTGCGTGAAGAGGATTTCAAAGTTCACTTCATCGAGTCCATGCATATTTTCGAAAGCCCTTACTCGATCTATGATGTTTGGAGACAGCGCAACGAGCGCACTTATCACTTTGAAGATATTCACTGGAGCCATCCGGAGCATCTTTTGGTTTATAAGAAGCAAAGAAAGATTTATGTCCAAAGAATCGATGCCGTCGAAGCCCAAATCCTTTTGGATTTAAAAGAAGGGAAATCGGTAGCGACAGCTTTGGCCGATTTTTCTCACGCTTTGAATGCGGAAAAAGTCACGCAGCTCTTAGAGATGATCACAAGAGCTGGCATTGTCGAAGACGTTTTAGTTT
The window above is part of the Bdellovibrio bacteriovorus genome. Proteins encoded here:
- a CDS encoding HvfC/BufC N-terminal domain-containing protein, which produces MNLNEAQNLFKKGLLGENDQAFQKTLKAVGQMSLERAFKVYNHSYIRRLTESLKETYPAVFWVLGADSFQQVAADYINAQPSLSYDLAAHGAEFPAFLKTSSVSAGIPFLYELARFEWAIKDMHHTPTPQPLSEEHIEELLREEDFKVHFIESMHIFESPYSIYDVWRQRNERTYHFEDIHWSHPEHLLVYKKQRKIYVQRIDAVEAQILLDLKEGKSVATALADFSHALNAEKVTQLLEMITRAGIVEDVLVLEN